A portion of the Leifsonia sp. EB41 genome contains these proteins:
- a CDS encoding L-serine ammonia-lyase, with protein MTAYVSAFDLFSIGIGPSSSHTVGPLRAAKAFADRLVADGLVEHVDQVTCTLYGSLGSTGIGHGTPDAVVAGLRGNEPENCRPDDVRGAWSGIGDGTTLRLAGVHDIPLSKGDIDFEPRTRLPGHPNALTLRAWGSSADGTRQPLPLLEETYYSIGGGFIRRDGEEADLAARASHPLPYDSAEELLAICARLDIPICEVARRNEIALHGEEATDARLDLIWEAMAECVARGLAGDGTLPGGLGVKRRAAAMREHLESVQDDPGRATSLEWLHAFALAVNEENASGGRVVTAPTNGAAGIVPAVAHYYLRFVPGATLDGIRKYLLTATAIGSLFKANASISGAEGGCQAEVGSACAMAAGALCAVLGGTPTQVENAAEIAMEHHLGLTCDPVGGLVQIPCIERNAIASSTAVSAARLALHGDGSHLVSLDTVIETMRQTGLDMSTKYKETSEGGLAVNVIEC; from the coding sequence GTGACTGCGTACGTCTCCGCCTTCGACCTGTTCTCGATCGGCATCGGGCCCTCGAGCTCGCACACCGTCGGACCCTTGCGGGCGGCGAAGGCGTTCGCCGACCGCCTCGTCGCCGACGGGCTGGTTGAGCACGTCGACCAGGTCACCTGCACCCTCTACGGCTCCCTCGGCTCGACCGGGATCGGGCACGGAACGCCGGACGCGGTCGTCGCCGGCCTCCGCGGCAACGAGCCGGAGAACTGCCGGCCCGACGACGTCCGCGGCGCCTGGTCCGGGATCGGCGACGGCACCACGCTGCGCCTCGCGGGGGTGCACGACATCCCGCTCAGTAAGGGCGACATCGACTTCGAGCCGCGGACGCGCCTCCCCGGCCACCCCAACGCCCTCACCCTGCGCGCCTGGGGCAGCAGCGCCGACGGCACGCGCCAGCCGCTCCCCCTCCTGGAGGAGACCTACTACTCGATCGGCGGCGGCTTCATCCGCCGGGACGGCGAGGAGGCCGACCTCGCCGCGCGCGCGTCGCACCCGCTGCCCTACGACTCGGCCGAAGAGCTGCTCGCGATCTGCGCGCGGCTCGACATCCCGATCTGCGAGGTCGCCCGGCGCAACGAGATCGCCCTGCACGGCGAGGAGGCCACGGACGCGCGTCTCGACCTGATCTGGGAGGCGATGGCCGAGTGCGTCGCGCGCGGACTGGCCGGCGACGGAACCCTCCCCGGCGGCCTCGGCGTCAAGCGTCGTGCGGCCGCGATGCGCGAGCACCTGGAGAGTGTCCAGGACGACCCCGGGCGCGCGACGTCGCTGGAGTGGCTGCACGCCTTCGCGCTGGCTGTGAACGAGGAGAACGCCTCGGGAGGCCGCGTCGTCACCGCGCCGACGAACGGCGCCGCGGGGATCGTGCCGGCGGTCGCGCACTACTACCTGCGCTTCGTGCCGGGCGCGACGCTCGACGGCATCCGCAAATACCTCCTCACCGCGACCGCGATCGGCTCGCTGTTCAAGGCGAACGCCTCCATCTCCGGCGCGGAGGGCGGCTGCCAGGCGGAGGTCGGCTCGGCCTGCGCGATGGCCGCGGGCGCGCTCTGCGCGGTCCTCGGCGGCACGCCGACGCAGGTGGAGAACGCAGCAGAGATCGCGATGGAGCACCACCTCGGCCTCACCTGCGACCCTGTCGGCGGCCTCGTGCAGATCCCGTGCATCGAGCGGAACGCGATCGCGTCCTCCACCGCCGTCTCCGCCGCCCGGCTCGCGCTGCACGGCGACGGCTCGCACCTGGTCTCGCTGGACACGGTGATCGAGACGATGCGCCAGACCGGCCTGGACATGTCGACCAAGTACAAGGAGACCAGCGAGGGCGGCTTGGCGGTCAACGTCATCGAGTGCTGA
- a CDS encoding aldo/keto reductase produces MDLRTLGNSGTIVSAFALGTMTFGAEADEPTSHAILDRFVDAGGTLIDTADVYSAGTSETIIGRWLSRKHGARDRLVIATKARFPMGPGSNDLGLSRTHLRKALDDSLRRLDVDHIDLYQMHAWDYLTPLEETLRFLDDAVTAGKIGYYGFSNYLGWQLTKAVAVADAYGFVAPVTLQPQYSLLVRGIEHEIVPAALDSGIGLLPWSPLAGGWLSGKYRRDESPTGATRLGENPKRGMEAFDARNADPHTWEVIDAVQAVAEETGASMSQVALAWLVDRPAVSSVILGARTLEQLDDNLAAGELELTDDQLYRLDDASAPRSEVYPYGPQAVAQRHRKREGGR; encoded by the coding sequence ATGGACCTCAGGACCCTCGGAAACAGCGGAACCATCGTGTCCGCCTTCGCCCTCGGCACCATGACCTTCGGCGCGGAGGCCGACGAGCCGACCTCCCATGCCATCCTGGATCGCTTCGTCGACGCCGGCGGCACCCTCATCGACACCGCGGACGTCTACAGCGCGGGGACGTCGGAGACGATCATCGGACGCTGGCTGTCCCGCAAGCACGGCGCCCGCGACCGCCTCGTCATCGCGACCAAGGCGCGCTTCCCGATGGGGCCCGGCTCCAACGACCTCGGCCTGTCCCGCACCCACCTGCGCAAGGCCCTGGACGACTCGCTGCGCCGGCTCGACGTGGATCACATCGACCTCTACCAGATGCACGCCTGGGACTACCTCACCCCGCTGGAGGAGACGCTGCGCTTCCTGGACGACGCAGTGACCGCAGGGAAGATCGGCTACTACGGCTTCTCCAACTACCTCGGCTGGCAGCTCACCAAGGCCGTCGCCGTCGCGGACGCCTACGGTTTCGTCGCGCCGGTCACGCTGCAGCCGCAGTACAGCCTCCTGGTGCGCGGCATCGAGCACGAGATCGTCCCGGCCGCACTGGACTCCGGGATCGGTCTCCTGCCGTGGTCGCCGCTGGCCGGCGGCTGGCTGAGCGGCAAGTACCGCCGCGACGAGTCGCCCACCGGTGCGACGCGGCTCGGCGAGAACCCGAAGCGCGGGATGGAGGCCTTCGACGCCCGCAACGCCGACCCGCACACGTGGGAGGTCATCGACGCGGTGCAGGCCGTCGCCGAGGAGACCGGCGCGAGCATGTCGCAAGTGGCCCTCGCCTGGCTGGTCGACCGTCCGGCGGTGTCGAGCGTGATCCTCGGCGCCCGCACGCTCGAGCAGCTCGACGACAACCTCGCGGCGGGCGAGCTGGAGCTGACGGACGATCAGCTCTACCGGCTCGACGACGCGAGCGCGCCGCGCTCGGAGGTCTACCCCTACGGCCCCCAGGCCGTCGCCCAGCGGCACCGCAAGCGCGAAGGCGGTCGCTGA
- a CDS encoding AAA family ATPase → MRSPASSPTMIGRESDLEALRDELDGVRREGGLRAVVIGGEAGIGKSRLLSEFLAEAEGSATVLLGRCVDLGNDGSPYAPFAAILRRLIELRGLDAVLEAAGHGAGVLSVLLPELADDSAVPARTGAERLYELVTVLFETLSAERPLVLAVEDLHWADTATLELLRFIVRMAERGHLLVLLSYRTDEITRGHPLRAYLAELERTRRVTRWELARLGRGQVEALIERLLGCEPDGATVDRVYMMSEGVPFFVEELIGIDGLATGEDLPETLRELLLARFEKLSDPAQRLLRLVSAGGSCVDHELLSAVFDGTPDELDAAAREAVVANVLVADSTEYTFRHALVREAIHADLLPGERGRFHMRFAEALEASPQRSATQLSTHWLAAHDLRRAFIASLEALSEARMSYAYMTAAAMGDRALELWDSVPDADELSAPWMKGGGRTELLARTASALRNAGDNERALALVNMALETAEGLPPARQARLLRDKAQYLQNLNRMGVQELLQSALDVVPPGTLPEGDGLRLQLLAELAARYMLAARFDDAVAVATRAIEEAGDGSPALRSVAHNILGSSLVSQGAVERGLAELDEAGRLAENDSSAELRYAVNASDAMNNLGHYAEAVRLAEVGVREARARGVERSTGVILSSNTVEPLLALGELDRAESLLEPALALDPPPTFRAHLQRMKLWITLWRGDLETTETLLRRWHSGLRTLGDLEVQSELGVARLAAEVAIARGDAFDAWEHTAPVRASTHRPLPAYDLPVLAAAARALADVAFRSAQERAERDTPVDVTEEAARLDAALVAIEGWPTAVAWGPVIRAELATALAAATDEPGSDLSAAERFDGARVAWEAAIEASASPLAPAHLHPYALVRAARVARAAGDRTAAERLAVAARDEAVRFGFGLLVEAAVALMSSRGARAAGGPAALGPGAPLTEREEQVLALIEQGLSNKQIGEVLFISAKTASVHVSSILRKVGAASRTEAVYRASRTAR, encoded by the coding sequence ATGCGATCACCGGCCTCCAGCCCCACGATGATCGGGCGCGAGTCCGATCTCGAGGCGCTGCGCGACGAGCTCGACGGGGTTCGTCGCGAGGGTGGTCTGCGCGCGGTCGTGATCGGCGGGGAGGCCGGCATCGGCAAGTCCCGGCTGCTCTCCGAGTTCCTGGCGGAGGCGGAGGGGTCCGCCACGGTGCTGCTCGGCCGGTGCGTCGACCTCGGCAACGACGGGTCTCCGTACGCGCCCTTCGCGGCCATTCTGCGCCGGCTCATCGAGCTCCGCGGGCTCGACGCGGTGCTGGAGGCCGCCGGCCACGGCGCGGGCGTCCTGTCCGTGCTGCTGCCGGAGCTGGCCGACGACTCCGCGGTGCCGGCGCGAACGGGGGCCGAGCGGCTGTACGAGCTCGTCACGGTCCTGTTCGAGACGCTGTCCGCCGAGCGTCCGCTCGTTCTGGCGGTCGAGGACCTCCACTGGGCCGACACGGCGACGCTCGAACTGCTCCGGTTCATCGTCCGGATGGCAGAGCGCGGGCACCTCCTCGTCCTGCTGAGCTATCGCACCGACGAGATCACCCGCGGCCACCCGCTGCGCGCCTACCTGGCCGAATTGGAGCGCACCCGCCGTGTCACGCGCTGGGAGCTGGCCAGGCTCGGCCGCGGCCAGGTGGAGGCGCTCATCGAACGCCTGCTCGGCTGCGAGCCCGACGGCGCGACGGTCGACCGCGTCTACATGATGAGCGAGGGCGTCCCGTTCTTCGTCGAGGAGCTGATCGGCATCGACGGGCTCGCGACCGGCGAAGACCTGCCCGAGACGCTGCGCGAGCTGCTGCTCGCTCGGTTCGAGAAGCTCAGCGACCCCGCGCAGCGGCTGCTCCGCCTGGTCTCCGCCGGAGGGTCCTGCGTCGACCATGAACTGCTCAGCGCGGTTTTCGACGGCACTCCCGACGAGCTCGACGCGGCGGCGCGGGAGGCCGTGGTCGCCAACGTCCTGGTGGCCGACTCCACCGAGTACACCTTCCGGCACGCGCTGGTGCGCGAGGCCATCCACGCCGACCTGCTGCCGGGCGAGCGCGGCCGGTTCCACATGCGGTTCGCGGAGGCGCTGGAGGCCAGCCCGCAGCGCTCGGCGACCCAGCTCTCCACGCACTGGCTCGCCGCGCACGACCTGCGGCGCGCCTTCATCGCGTCGCTGGAGGCGCTGAGCGAGGCGCGGATGTCGTACGCCTACATGACGGCCGCGGCGATGGGCGACCGCGCTCTGGAGCTCTGGGACAGCGTGCCCGACGCCGACGAGCTGAGCGCGCCGTGGATGAAGGGCGGAGGCCGCACGGAGCTGCTGGCCCGCACCGCCTCGGCGCTGCGCAACGCGGGCGACAACGAGCGCGCGCTCGCCCTCGTCAACATGGCGCTCGAGACGGCGGAGGGTCTTCCGCCCGCCCGGCAGGCGCGACTGCTCCGCGACAAGGCGCAGTACCTCCAGAACCTCAACCGCATGGGCGTCCAGGAGCTGCTGCAGAGCGCGCTCGACGTCGTCCCGCCCGGCACGCTGCCGGAGGGCGACGGCCTCCGGCTCCAACTGCTCGCCGAGCTGGCCGCCCGGTACATGCTCGCGGCCCGATTCGACGACGCGGTCGCCGTCGCGACGCGGGCGATCGAGGAGGCCGGCGACGGCTCGCCGGCGCTGCGCTCGGTCGCGCACAACATCCTCGGCAGCTCCCTGGTGTCCCAGGGCGCCGTGGAGCGCGGGCTGGCCGAGCTGGACGAGGCGGGGCGCCTCGCCGAGAACGACTCCTCCGCCGAGCTGCGCTACGCGGTCAACGCGTCCGACGCCATGAACAACCTCGGCCACTACGCCGAGGCCGTTCGGCTCGCCGAGGTGGGCGTCCGCGAGGCCCGCGCGCGGGGCGTCGAGCGCTCCACCGGCGTCATCCTGTCCTCCAACACGGTGGAGCCGCTGCTGGCGCTCGGCGAACTCGACCGGGCGGAGTCGCTGCTCGAGCCGGCGCTCGCCCTCGACCCGCCGCCGACCTTCCGCGCGCACCTGCAGCGCATGAAGCTGTGGATCACGCTGTGGCGCGGCGACCTCGAGACGACGGAGACCCTGCTGCGCCGCTGGCACAGCGGGCTGCGCACGCTCGGCGACCTGGAGGTCCAGTCCGAGCTCGGCGTCGCCCGGCTCGCCGCCGAGGTCGCGATCGCGCGCGGCGACGCGTTCGACGCCTGGGAGCACACCGCGCCCGTGCGCGCGTCCACCCACCGGCCGTTGCCCGCTTACGACCTCCCCGTGCTCGCCGCCGCGGCGCGCGCCCTGGCGGACGTGGCGTTCCGCTCCGCCCAGGAGCGCGCCGAGCGCGACACCCCGGTCGACGTGACCGAGGAGGCCGCCCGCCTCGACGCCGCGCTGGTCGCCATCGAAGGCTGGCCGACCGCCGTCGCGTGGGGTCCCGTGATCAGGGCCGAACTCGCGACCGCGCTGGCCGCGGCAACGGACGAGCCGGGATCGGACCTGTCCGCCGCCGAGCGCTTCGACGGCGCCCGGGTGGCCTGGGAGGCCGCCATCGAGGCGTCCGCATCGCCGCTCGCCCCCGCGCACCTCCACCCGTACGCCCTCGTGCGCGCCGCGCGGGTCGCTCGCGCCGCGGGAGACCGGACCGCCGCTGAACGCCTGGCCGTCGCCGCCCGCGACGAGGCCGTGCGCTTCGGCTTCGGACTCCTGGTCGAGGCTGCGGTGGCCCTGATGTCGTCCCGCGGCGCCCGCGCCGCCGGCGGTCCCGCCGCACTCGGCCCCGGCGCCCCGCTCACGGAACGCGAGGAGCAGGTCCTGGCCCTCATCGAGCAGGGCCTGAGCAACAAGCAGATCGGCGAGGTCCTCTTCATCTCCGCCAAGACCGCGAGCGTCCACGTCTCGAGCATCCTTCGCAAGGTCGGCGCCGCGAGCCGCACCGAGGCCGTCTACCGCGCGTCGCGCACGGCACGCTAA
- a CDS encoding Clp protease N-terminal domain-containing protein, which translates to MSDIPPGTANNAPGQPLSKALRSVVNASVTEAQRRNATLVEAEHLLLALSRDGSGAVRHVLASAGLDPAGLEAALLAERETSLRVAGVTPPPEERLVASPRVARPRWGASAKEALTRAHRVASAHRRQRSGEADLVTAIFGLELGTVPRALTLAGVDRPAVVAALRDAG; encoded by the coding sequence ATGTCTGACATCCCTCCCGGAACCGCCAACAACGCCCCCGGCCAGCCGCTCTCCAAAGCCCTGCGCTCGGTGGTGAACGCCTCGGTCACCGAGGCCCAGCGCCGCAACGCCACTCTCGTGGAGGCCGAGCACCTGCTTCTCGCGCTCTCCCGCGACGGCAGTGGGGCGGTCCGCCACGTGCTCGCGTCCGCCGGACTCGACCCCGCCGGCCTGGAAGCCGCACTGCTCGCCGAACGCGAGACCAGCCTCCGCGTCGCCGGCGTCACGCCACCTCCGGAGGAACGGCTCGTCGCGTCGCCCCGCGTCGCCCGCCCGCGCTGGGGCGCGTCGGCCAAGGAGGCCCTCACCCGCGCCCACCGCGTCGCGTCGGCGCATCGCCGCCAGCGCTCGGGGGAGGCCGACCTCGTCACGGCGATCTTCGGACTCGAGCTCGGCACCGTCCCGCGGGCGCTGACCCTGGCCGGCGTGGACCGGCCGGCGGTCGTCGCGGCGCTCCGGGACGCGGGCTGA
- a CDS encoding sulfurtransferase — protein sequence MTLTTAHSGEPIVPDPATGAGLDEARAAAVGAALAGPVVSTQWLCDHLGSDGLLVVDASVVAVSGADGRPEYVSGLGRHDESHVPGAVFADLLERFSDPDAPFPFTRPGAEAFAAAAAALGVDTDTTVVVYDGAVGQWAARLWWLFRSFGHDRVAVLDGGVTKWREEARPLESGPVAPEPARRFIAAELPGFWSDRGDVEALLAGDRTGTLVCGTPPKDFAARHIPGSVSAPAVRLVDRETNAFLPAVGLRDLFADVLASPDPIVAYCGGGIAAAADALALALLGRDDVTVYDGSLNEWASDPAAPLASV from the coding sequence ATGACTCTCACGACCGCGCATTCCGGCGAGCCGATCGTCCCCGATCCCGCGACAGGCGCCGGCCTGGACGAGGCCCGGGCCGCCGCGGTCGGCGCCGCGCTGGCCGGGCCGGTGGTGTCGACGCAGTGGCTCTGCGACCATCTCGGGTCGGACGGGCTCCTCGTGGTCGACGCCTCGGTCGTCGCGGTCAGCGGCGCCGACGGGCGTCCGGAGTACGTCAGCGGGCTCGGACGGCACGACGAGAGTCACGTCCCCGGTGCGGTGTTCGCCGACCTGCTCGAGCGGTTCAGCGATCCGGACGCGCCGTTCCCGTTCACGCGCCCCGGCGCGGAGGCGTTCGCGGCGGCCGCGGCAGCGCTGGGCGTGGACACCGACACCACCGTCGTCGTCTACGACGGGGCGGTCGGGCAGTGGGCCGCGCGGCTCTGGTGGCTGTTCCGCTCGTTCGGCCACGACCGCGTCGCGGTGCTCGACGGCGGCGTGACCAAGTGGCGCGAGGAGGCCCGCCCACTGGAGTCGGGGCCCGTCGCGCCCGAGCCGGCCCGCCGCTTCATCGCCGCGGAGCTGCCGGGGTTCTGGAGCGACCGCGGCGACGTGGAGGCGCTCCTCGCGGGCGACCGGACCGGGACGCTGGTCTGCGGCACTCCGCCGAAGGACTTCGCCGCCCGGCACATCCCGGGCAGTGTGAGCGCGCCGGCCGTGCGACTGGTGGACCGCGAGACCAACGCGTTCCTGCCGGCCGTGGGATTGCGCGACCTCTTCGCCGACGTGCTCGCCTCCCCCGACCCGATCGTCGCGTACTGCGGCGGCGGGATCGCGGCGGCGGCCGACGCCCTCGCCCTGGCGCTGCTCGGCCGGGACGATGTGACCGTCTACGACGGGTCGCTGAACGAGTGGGCGTCCGATCCGGCGGCGCCGCTCGCGAGCGTCTGA
- a CDS encoding ATP-binding cassette domain-containing protein translates to MTRSTEWAVEAHGLVKVFGDNRAVDGVDLNVRAGTVYGVLGPNGAGKTTTISMLATLLRPDGGDAFIFGHDIRREQQIVRQLLGVTAQFASVDETLSANENLMIFARLLGLSGREAKAKTAELLEEFGLSDAAKRPLKKFSGGMRRRLDLAASLIAQPPLIFLDEPTTGLDPRTRAQMWDTIRRLVSTGSTVLLTTQYLDEADQLADRIAVIDRGRVVAEGTADELKASVGESSLQLRLTDPADIEDARRAIATVLGVEAVVSPEGSRLTAPMRDADAVTDLFVTFREAGIHLQEMSVQKPTLDEVFLTLTGHGVDDDETEDDTAEAENAASEGVRA, encoded by the coding sequence ATGACTCGCAGCACCGAGTGGGCCGTCGAGGCCCACGGGCTCGTCAAGGTCTTCGGCGACAACCGGGCGGTCGACGGCGTCGACCTGAACGTCCGCGCCGGCACCGTCTACGGCGTCCTCGGCCCGAACGGCGCCGGGAAGACCACCACCATCTCCATGCTCGCCACCCTGCTCCGGCCGGACGGCGGCGACGCGTTCATCTTCGGCCACGACATCCGCAGGGAGCAGCAGATCGTCCGCCAGCTCCTCGGCGTGACCGCCCAGTTCGCCTCCGTCGACGAGACCCTGTCCGCGAACGAGAACCTCATGATCTTCGCCCGCCTGCTCGGCCTCAGCGGCCGTGAGGCGAAGGCCAAGACCGCCGAGCTTCTGGAGGAGTTCGGGCTGTCCGACGCGGCCAAGCGCCCGCTGAAGAAGTTCTCCGGCGGCATGCGCCGGCGCCTCGACCTCGCCGCCAGCCTGATCGCGCAGCCGCCGCTGATCTTCCTCGACGAGCCGACCACGGGCCTGGACCCGCGGACCCGCGCCCAGATGTGGGACACCATCCGCCGCCTGGTCTCCACCGGCTCCACCGTCCTGCTCACCACGCAGTACCTGGACGAGGCCGACCAGCTCGCCGACCGCATCGCCGTCATCGACCGCGGTCGCGTGGTCGCCGAGGGCACCGCCGACGAGCTGAAGGCGTCGGTGGGGGAGTCCTCCCTCCAGCTCCGCCTGACCGACCCGGCCGACATCGAGGACGCCCGCCGCGCCATCGCCACCGTGCTCGGCGTGGAGGCCGTCGTCTCGCCCGAAGGCTCCCGGCTCACCGCGCCCATGCGCGACGCCGACGCCGTCACCGACCTGTTCGTCACGTTCCGCGAGGCGGGTATCCACCTCCAGGAGATGTCGGTGCAGAAGCCGACCCTCGACGAGGTGTTTCTCACGCTGACCGGCCACGGGGTCGACGACGACGAGACCGAAGACGACACCGCCGAGGCCGAGAACGCCGCATCCGAAGGAGTCCGGGCATGA
- a CDS encoding NADPH-dependent FMN reductase has translation MATVNELQPPYRVGYIVGSISSGSINRRLSKALLKLAPEELVFTDIGIADLPLYSRDYDGDFPEVVRDFKASIAAQQALLFITPEYNRSIPGALKNAIDWASRPHGENVIARKATAVIGASTGPIGTAVAQQQLRSVLSFLQAPQMNAPEAYIQLKPGLIEDDGTVTNESTEAFLRRFMVSFFEYIERVLTVVPAPR, from the coding sequence ATGGCAACGGTCAACGAGCTCCAACCGCCTTACCGGGTCGGCTACATCGTCGGCAGCATCTCGTCGGGGTCCATCAACCGCAGGCTCTCGAAGGCGCTCCTGAAGCTGGCGCCGGAGGAGCTGGTCTTCACCGACATCGGGATCGCCGACCTGCCCCTCTACAGCCGCGACTACGACGGGGACTTCCCGGAGGTCGTCCGCGACTTCAAGGCGTCGATCGCGGCGCAGCAGGCGCTGCTGTTCATCACGCCCGAGTACAACCGCTCCATCCCCGGAGCGCTGAAGAACGCGATCGACTGGGCGAGCCGGCCGCACGGCGAGAACGTGATCGCCCGCAAGGCAACGGCCGTGATCGGGGCGTCCACCGGTCCGATCGGCACCGCGGTCGCGCAGCAGCAGCTCCGCAGTGTCCTGAGCTTCCTGCAGGCGCCGCAGATGAACGCGCCGGAGGCCTACATCCAGCTGAAGCCCGGCCTGATCGAGGACGACGGGACGGTCACGAACGAGTCGACGGAGGCCTTCCTCCGCCGCTTCATGGTGTCGTTCTTCGAGTACATCGAGCGGGTGCTGACGGTCGTCCCGGCCCCGCGGTAG
- a CDS encoding TraR/DksA family transcriptional regulator, with translation MHTGSPDTRELYIVQDVGLTTDELEGFDRMLDERRQGGVAESQRVAEALGSLLSSRSESTADDEHDPEGPTLSSEWSRLHALRSEIAADISDVDAARERIRLGRYGTCASCGRAIGVPRLEARPTTELCIVCAVAAER, from the coding sequence ATGCACACCGGATCACCGGACACACGAGAGCTCTACATCGTCCAGGACGTCGGACTGACCACCGACGAACTGGAGGGCTTCGACAGGATGCTGGACGAGCGACGCCAGGGGGGCGTCGCGGAGTCGCAGCGGGTCGCGGAGGCGCTGGGTTCGCTGCTGTCGTCGCGGTCGGAGTCGACCGCCGACGACGAACACGACCCGGAGGGCCCGACGCTGAGCTCGGAGTGGAGCAGGCTGCACGCCCTCCGCTCGGAGATCGCGGCGGACATCTCGGACGTGGACGCTGCACGCGAGCGCATCCGGCTGGGACGCTACGGCACGTGCGCGTCCTGCGGGCGCGCGATCGGCGTGCCGCGGCTGGAGGCCCGGCCGACGACCGAGCTGTGCATCGTCTGCGCGGTCGCCGCCGAGCGCTGA
- a CDS encoding glutathione peroxidase, whose translation MTLMDIPFRTIDGAPTSLAEYSGKVILVVNVASRCGLSPQYEKLEQLQETYGDRGFTVIGFPSNQFLQELSSTEAIKEYCSTTWGVTFPMMEKMRLNGRNAHPLYTELTTHPDIDGKAGKVKWNFEKFVITPEGEVHRFRPQLEPDDPRIVGLIEASLPATV comes from the coding sequence ATGACCCTGATGGACATCCCGTTCCGCACCATCGATGGAGCTCCGACCAGCCTCGCCGAATACTCGGGCAAGGTCATCCTCGTCGTCAACGTCGCCTCCCGCTGCGGACTCAGCCCGCAGTACGAGAAGCTGGAGCAGCTGCAGGAGACCTACGGCGACCGCGGATTCACGGTGATCGGCTTCCCGAGCAACCAGTTCCTCCAGGAGCTCAGCTCGACCGAGGCGATCAAGGAGTACTGCTCGACGACGTGGGGCGTCACCTTCCCGATGATGGAGAAGATGCGGCTGAACGGCCGCAACGCGCATCCGCTCTACACCGAGCTGACCACGCACCCGGACATCGACGGCAAGGCCGGCAAAGTGAAGTGGAACTTCGAGAAGTTCGTCATCACGCCGGAGGGCGAGGTGCACCGGTTCCGGCCGCAGCTGGAGCCGGACGACCCGCGGATCGTCGGACTCATCGAGGCGTCGCTGCCGGCGACGGTCTGA
- a CDS encoding helix-turn-helix domain-containing protein: MNPPIPAPDPLGGVADGLAAVVALRELADRLEDAEVEHALRDGWSWTQIADALGVTRQAVHKKHLRRVAAAGVALRRRNV, from the coding sequence ATGAACCCTCCCATCCCGGCTCCGGACCCGCTCGGCGGGGTCGCCGACGGTCTCGCAGCCGTTGTGGCCCTCCGCGAGCTCGCCGACCGTCTCGAAGACGCGGAGGTCGAGCACGCCCTCCGCGACGGCTGGAGCTGGACCCAGATCGCCGACGCGCTCGGCGTCACCCGCCAGGCCGTGCACAAGAAGCACCTGCGTCGCGTCGCCGCCGCAGGCGTAGCCCTCAGGAGACGAAATGTCTGA
- a CDS encoding ABC transporter permease, whose translation MTAIATITPPSERNLKNHVSLSQTLANTITMAHRGLLKIKRTPEQLFDVTLQPIIFTIMFALLFGGAITGSVSGYLPYLIPGILAQTVITTSVVTGVQLREDMDKGVFDRFKSMPIARIAPLSGALLADTLRYAIATTITFVTGFFMGYRPAAGLGFVILAGLLVIVCAWAISWIFAFFGVIARTAGSVQGISFLVLFPLTFFSNAFVPVNTLPQWLQWFVNINPVSHLVTAVRDLANNGTFGVDGWWALLGAAVIVAVFAPLTVRAYMRKA comes from the coding sequence ATGACCGCCATCGCCACCATCACCCCGCCGTCCGAGCGGAACCTCAAGAACCACGTCAGCCTCAGCCAGACCCTGGCCAACACGATCACGATGGCCCACCGTGGCCTCCTGAAGATCAAGCGGACGCCGGAGCAGCTGTTCGACGTGACGCTGCAGCCGATAATCTTCACGATCATGTTCGCCCTGCTGTTCGGCGGCGCGATCACCGGCAGTGTCTCCGGCTACCTGCCGTACCTGATCCCCGGCATCCTCGCCCAGACCGTCATCACGACCTCGGTCGTGACCGGCGTGCAGCTGCGGGAGGACATGGACAAAGGCGTATTCGACCGCTTCAAGTCCATGCCGATCGCGCGGATCGCGCCGCTGTCGGGGGCGCTGCTCGCCGACACGCTGCGGTACGCGATCGCGACCACGATCACCTTCGTGACCGGCTTCTTCATGGGCTACCGGCCCGCGGCGGGCCTCGGCTTCGTGATCCTCGCCGGCCTCCTCGTCATCGTCTGCGCTTGGGCGATCTCCTGGATCTTCGCGTTCTTCGGCGTGATCGCGCGCACGGCGGGGTCGGTCCAGGGCATCTCGTTCCTGGTCCTGTTCCCCCTGACGTTCTTCTCGAACGCGTTCGTGCCGGTGAACACGCTGCCGCAGTGGCTGCAGTGGTTCGTCAACATCAACCCGGTCTCGCACCTGGTGACGGCCGTCCGCGACCTCGCCAACAACGGCACCTTCGGCGTCGACGGCTGGTGGGCGCTGCTCGGCGCGGCCGTGATCGTCGCGGTCTTCGCCCCGCTCACCGTGCGGGCGTACATGCGGAAGGCCTAG